ATAATATCGAACCATGCAGGAAAATTTTCATCATCTGGGATTCATTCTGCCAAAAAAAATAAAACAAAATATTACTATATAATATAATCAGCAGATTTAGAGGGGGATAAAGTTGATATTTAAGCTGATTAAATCCGAAGGAATAGCACATCACTCCTATTTTATTGGAAACAGTGGAAGAGCAGCAGTTGTTGATCCTCGCCGGGATATTGAAGTTTACCTGAACCTGGCAGAATCACACAACTTGGATATAACCCATATCTTCGAAACCCATCGTAACGAAGACTATGTTATCGGGTCTTTGGAACTGGCAGATGCCACTGATGCCCAAATATTCCATGGAAGGGGTCTTGATTTTGCTTATGGTAATTCAGTTAGTGAAGGAGATAAATTTCAACTGGGTAATGTTGAACTGGAAATCCTGGAAACTCCTGGTCACACCCTGGAAAGCATATCCCTTGTTTTAAGGGATTTGGCAGTTTCTAATGAAGCTCAGATAATATTTTCTGGTGATGTGATCTTTGCCGGGGAAACAGGGCGAATTGATTTTTATGGGATTAATCGACGAGAAGAGATGGCAGGATTGCTTTATGACAGTATCTTCAGCAAAATACTTCCCCTGGGTGATCAGGCCATCCTATGCCCGGCTCATGGAGCAGGTTCAGTTTGCGGTGCAGATATAAGGGAGCAGGATTACACTACAGTAGGTTATGAAAAGAAAACAAACCAACAATTAAATTCCAGCTCTAAAAGAGAATTTGTTGATTTTAAAGTTAAAGAATTTCATTACACACCCCCCTACTTCCAGAAAATGGAAGAATACAATCTGAAGGGCGCGCCTATACTGGGAAGGCTTCCCTACATGAAGTCTATCCCTGCTAAGGTTCTTAAAGAAATGCAAAGTGAGGGTGCTCAGATTCTGGATGTTCGAAAACCCACCAGTTTTGCAGGTGGGCACATTCCAGGAAGTCTTAATATTTGGAGAGAGGGTGTTGCTGCCTTTGCTGGCTGGTTTCTAAACTACAATGACCCCATCATCTTGGTTAATGATCAGGGTTGTAGTTTAGATAAAATACGAAACTCCCTGATAAGACTGGGTTTTGACAATCTTCACAGCTTCCTGAAGGATGGATTCCCTGGATGGTACCTCCATGCAGAAAAAATCAGCACCCTTAAAGTCTGGACCGTGCAGGAACTGAACAAAAATCAATTTAAAGGTGAATTCTTCCTGCTGGATGTGCGTAAAATCAATGACTGGGAGCAAGGATACATTGAAGGTGCAGAACACATTTATGTAGGGGATGTTCCTGGCAAAATGGATGAGATACCCCAAAACATCCCTGTGGTTATTTACTGCGATTCTGGCTATAAATCAACACTGGCATGTAGCTTCCTCAAGAAAAATGGTTACAGTGATTTGAACACTGTTTTAGGGGGTATTAACGCCTGGAGAAAAGCAGGGTATAATGTTGTAAAAAAATAAAAAAAACCATGATCTGTTCTATGGTTTAAAAGTTCTATGGTTAAAAGTCTTAAAATCATTGTGGAAAACTATATAAAAAGAAAAATGAGACATCCAAGTGGTGATGCATGTTGAACATTTTGAAAATTCCTTCCATGAGTAAAAATGAGTACGATGAATTTATTAAGAAACAATATTTAAGCAGAATTGCATTTAAAGGTGAATACCCCTACATTGCACCATTTTTATATGTTTTTGATGGTAAGTTTATTTACTTCCTCAGCACCAAGTACGGTAAAAAAGTGGAACTTTTAAAGCAAGACCCTAAGGTTGCAGTGGAGATTGAGCATTACGAATGTGACATGTCAAACTATGCTTTCGTGACACTTCAGGGAAATATTAACCCGGTTGATGATGAGGATGAAAAAGTTGAAGTAAAGAGGATGTTCGTAGACATGATCCAGGATAAAAATCTCTCCTCCAATGTGCTGGCTGCCCTGGGCCACTCCCCAGATGATCCTCCAGAATCTCTCCTTAAAGGAGAACGCTGTTTTGTATGGAAGCTGGTGAATGTTAAAAAGATCATAGCTCTTAAAAATGTTTAACACTTAAGAATACTGAATGAGAATAGGAATAAAAAAATAATCATTCCCCATCAAATCAATAAAACATTCCAGATTAGATAAAAAAAATGAAATATCCATATTATACACATGAAAGGGAGGATGGAATGAATGGAAAGTTTTAATATTCGGGAAATTCCCAAATTAATTGCTTCTGTACTTATTGTTTTTCTTGCAGGTGGCCTGGGGAGTGCAGTAACCTTCCCCCAGATAACCACCTGGTATGTTAATCTGGCCAAACCCAGCTGGACACCACCCAATGAATGGTTCGGACCCATATGGTCAACATTATACATATTGATTGGTATTGCTCTTTTCCTGGTCTGGAGACAAGGCCTGGAAAGAAGGGATGTTAAATTTGCCATTTTAATATTCGCAGTGCAATTAGCACTTAATGTGGTATGGTCTTTAGTCTTCTTTGGACTAGAATCCATTCTGGGAGGTTTCATACTAATACTACTATTATGGATAGCCATCCTGGCCAACATTATCGCCTTTTACGTCATATCAAAACCAGCAGGGATTTTACTCATACCATACATCATATGGGTTAGTATCGCCTCTTATCTAAATTACAGCGTGCTCATCCTTAATTGAAATTCTTAATTGAATATACAAATCATCCCCATTGGACAATCATCCTTTTTTTATTTTCAACTTCAATCTTTTTAATTCTCAATCACATGATCTAAAATGAACTTTACATCCAATAATTGGCAGAGGTTTTAGAAAATGGGATACTACGACATGAACAAAGAAGAGAGGAGGAAGTTTGTGCACAAAATGGAATATGAACTTATTGCTGATCTTAAAAATGATGAGATGGATAAAACTCTCTATTACTCGGCGGATGACGATGTTTACATTCGAAAAAATGTTTCCAACATTTTAGGAAAGATTTACCGTGGTCAGAAACTCAACACCCAGAAGATCAGTTCACAAGACCAGAAAGTGTTTAAAGAAAAGATAATCCATACCACCAGTGTCCTTCTGAAAAATGATGATGAGAATGTTAGGCAAACTGCGGTGTATCTGGCGGGAGAGATAGGGAAAAAGGATGCACCTGCAGTGTTTGATTTTCTGGAAACTGCTCTGAAGGATCCTCATCATAAAGTAAGAAATGGGGTGATGAGTTCCTTGAAAGTTATGGGTGATAAAAACCCCCAACCCACCCTTGAATTTGCAAAGGTTTTCATACACGACAAAGACCCTGAAATCAGGCGTAAAGTCGTGCATGGCATTGAACTTAGGGGCAGAACCCATCCTGAAGACATTCTACCCCTTTTAGAAGAATTGCAGTATGAAGATAATCCACAGGTGAGGAAAATGATCATTCATGTCCTGGGACAGATAAGCTACAAAGAAGGATGCTTAGAAAAGGTTACCAGTGCCCTTAAAAAGTGGGAAAATAAAAAGATTGTGGAGGACATCATCCCTTACATAATCAAAGTGCATGAAAACTACCCATTCAGTGCTAAAACCCCTGAAGAGGCTCGAAAATATTTAAAAGAAAACATTTGAACCGCAATGTAATTTCCATCAATACAACTTAAATTCCTCTTTAAATTTCATTTATAATTTAATATGAGGAACTTTAATACTATACATCAATATTATACACATTCTTTAAAATTTAAACCCATTAAACAAGATTAAATCTGATTTTATGATGAATCAACATTTTTTGATTGAATAAATTATTTTTTCTACGTTCTACTCTGGTAATATAGTTCTTTAAATTTGAAGGTGTATTTGGTTCCATTATTCCTATCAATTTTTACTTTAGCGTTTAATTGATTTGCCAGTGTTTTTACAACCATTAATCCCAGCTTTTTGGAATTTTCGGGATTAATATTTTTGGGAAGACCAACACCGTCATCTTCATAATTTAAAACATATGAATCATTATCCTGTTTTAAGTTAACCAGAATATTGCCTTTTTCACCATGGGGAAATGCATGTTTAATGCTGTTGGTTGCCAGTTCATTTATTATAAGACCACAGGGCATGGCAGTTTCAATACCCATATCTGTGCATTCAACCTGAATTTTTAGGTTTATAACACCTTTGTCAACATGGTAGGAATTGAAAATATTCCTTAACAATTTTTTCAAGTATTCTTCAAAGTCTACTCTACGAATGTCCTTTGACTGGTAAAGGTTTTCATGTACCATGGCCATGGTCCTCACCCTGCCCTGACACTCCCGCAGAATATCAGCAGTCTCCAGATCATCCACCTGTAGTCGTTGTAAACTCAAAAGACTGGAAATGATCTGCAAATTATTCTTCACCCTATGATGTATCTCACGTAATAAAAGTTCTTTCTCCTCTAAAGAAGTTTTAAGACTATCTTCAGCCTTTTTACGTTCAGTAATATCTTCAAGTATTATTACAAGACCGTCTATTTTATCTTCATTTTTGATAACCGAGGGATGAGCCCTGAAAAAAACATCTTCACCCTCTTTATTTTTCAAAGACCATTCAACTTGTTTTAATCCATTCCCCCTGACTAAGTCTTTAAAAGCTTTTAAAGCCTTCTTGCATTCTATTTTTACTTTAGGGAGGAGTTTCATGAACTTTTGGCCGATTAGTTCCTCTTTCTTAAATCCTGAAAGATGTTCTATTCTGTCGTTGGCTTCAATAATGGTTCCATAGCGATCTAATAAGATGATGGCCTCAGCAGCATTCTCGAAGATAGTCTTAAACTTCTCTTGGGATTTTTCAATGGCGATTTTAGATTTTTCAAGTTCTGTCATGTCTAAAATAGACACCATACTCTTTTTGGTGTCGGGTATCATGGCCACAGTTAAACAAGCCGGTTTGATAACACCATCCCGGTCAACGATCCTGGATTCATAATTTCTGGGGGCGTATTCCGGGTTTATCCTGCGCAGTTTGTGATATTCCTCCATTTTTCCAATGTCCTCAGGGAATATGAATTCTGTCCACTTCATCTTATGCTCTATTTCTTCCTTTTTATACCCTGTGAAGTTGGAAAATTCCATATTCACCAGAGAAATTGTTTTATCTTCTTCAATGATGGCAGTAGCTGTGCCTGTGTTTTCAAAAATAGTTTCATAATAATTTTTCTGGCTCTTTTTATACTTTTTTTCCATCCCATTCTTGTAAAGAGCAACTTCAATGGCAATTTTGAGTTTACGATTATCAAAGGGTTTAATTAAATAACCGTAGGGTTCGCTTAAAAGGGCTCGCTGAACTGTAGTGTCATCTGGAAGGGCAGTGAGGAATATAACTGGTATTTTAAAATTTTTTATAACCTTTGAAGCTTCTATGCCATCCATATCTCCTTCTAAAATAACATCCATCAAAATCAGATCGGGTTTTAAATTTCTGGCCTGCGTTATAGCTTCTCTTCCACTTGATGCAATATGTAGCACATTATAGCCCATTGATTGGAGGCTTTTTTTCAAATTCATTGCCTCCACAACTTCATCTTCAACAACTAGAATATTTGACAATAGTTCACCTCTTAAAAAGCCATGGTAAACATCATAATGGATGTCTGCCCAACTTATACTATCTTTATGAATTCTGAAATTGATATAAATTACTGTTTCATAAAAATCACCACCAAAAGGATACTCTTTTCCCGAAAATTTAAGATGAAAAAATCTCTTTTGAAGTCGTCAAAAAATCATAATAGTTGATTTAATAGCCTTAAATTCTTATTTAAGTGATTAATCCTGGGCATAGTTTTATTAAGAATAAAATTTATAGTTGAAATGTGTGATGGATGAATAGAGAACATTGATAAAAAAAACTGACCAATACCAAAATTGATTTTGAAAATTAGTAATTAGTAATTAGAGGCCAGAATGGGGAGGAATATTGTGTGGACAGTGAGAAACTATTTCAAATAAAAATTACCCGCAAGGGAATTATTTACATCTTAATATTCATTGTGTTACTTATCTCTGCTATTTATCTTATTTTCCTTTATTATGAGGATGAAGCTATTTATTCCAAGTTTCAACCCGCCCCAGATGTTAAAAGTTCTGACCGCATCCTGATTTTCGCCCCTCACCCTGATGATGAGAGTCTGGGTACTGGAGGGATCATTGCCAGAGCCATTGAAAAAAATGCTACAGTTAAAGTGGTCATGGTCACCGATGGCAGTAAATCCCACACACACACTGTTTTCAAACAATTCCAGACTAAAACCAACCTAACAGAAAATGTTTCCCTACCCGAACTGAGGCATAATGAAACCTTGACTGCCATTAAAAATCTGGGATTGAATGAAAGCAATATTATATTCCTGGGTTATCCTGATGGAGGCCTAAGAAAGATGTTAAACGACCACTGGGATTACGGTAATCCCTACAAAAGTGACACTGATTATAACCAGTACGACCATGTACCCTACTCATTTGCCTATGAAAAGAATGCGCCCTACACTGGAGCCAGTGTGGTTAAAAATATGGAATCCATAATTCAGGAATTTAAACCCAACATCATATTTTACCCAGATGATGGGGATGATCATCCGGATCACTGGGCAGTCAGTTTCTTTGCACAATATGCCATCATGGAAACCAATTACACTGGCAGCGAATACACCTACCTGGTTCATAAAGGTTTCCACTGGCCTAAACCAGAATATTACCTGCCCCATGAATGGTTAATCCCACCTAGAGAATTATTCGACCTGGATGCAAACTGGACCTACTTCAGCATCACTGAAAATGAGGAAAACAAAAAAAGAGATGCTGTTAATTCCCACAAAAGCCAGATCCACTTAACCCGTGACTACCTGCAATCATTCGTCCGTGTTAATGATTTACTGGCTATTTACCCCTACATTACTGTGGCTAAGGACAATGGAAACCTATCAAAGGGGATAATGCCCAGTTCATCTTATAAAGACGAACGGGTTGATTATAAGACCCGAATTTTCAGTTCAGTGGAAGACTTAACCTCAGCAGGTATTAGCTACGATGATCAGTATGTTTACCTGGTGGTTGAAACAGGCACTGATATTCCGGATGATGTAATTCACAACCTCCACCTGAGATGGTTCAATGGACAGACTGTGAAAAGAATAGACATCAAAGTTAAGGATGGGGTTGCTCAATATGAATCAAAAGCCAACAACAGCATTGTACCTTCTGATCCACCCCTGGTGGAAGAAAAAGAAAACATGATCCTGGTTAAACTTCCCAAAAGCATCTTCACCGGAACTCAGGAAGCTCTCATGAGTATTGATGTTGCCACTAAAGATAACGATGCAATTGATATAATGGCCTGGCGGGGTTTTGATTTTCCAGCCAGTGCATTTTAGACTCTAAGCTGCACAAGAAAAATACTGCAGGGGATTAAATAGAAATTATAAAGGGTGAGTTATGGTAGCCATAAAGAAGCGCGTGGTTTCACTGGATACCTTCCGCGGGCTGACCATAGCCGGGATGATACTGGTGAATATTCTCAGTTTCTACCCTGACACTCCAGAAATGCTAGGACACTCCTCATGGGTGGGTTTAACCTTAGCGGATCTGGTATTTCCTTTTTTCTTATTTATTGTAGGAGTTTCAATGACCTACTCCTTTGCATCCCGCTCTAAAATGTCTTCAAAAAAAATGTGGAGGCACTTCATCTTCCGGGTGCTGGCACTCTACCTCATAGGAGTTGCCCTTGGTTTTGGAATCTTTGTTAATGGAATCCCAGATTTTTACACCATCAGGATTCCCGGAGTGCTGCAGTTAATTGCACTCTCATCACTATTTGCCGCCCCATTTGCACGTCTGGAGAGTCGATGGATTCTCCTAACTGCTGGGATACTGATGCTTTTTCAAACCTTCATCCTATTGGGAGTTAGTGCTCCAGGTGTGCCTGCTGGTTCCCTGGATATGAATAATAATATTGCAGGATATGTTGATTCAAGAGTATTTGGTCCTGCACACTTACTTGATGATGGTTTTGACCCTGAGGGAATAATTGCAACAATAAATGGAACAGCTATGGTTCTCTTGGGTTTGGTTTTTGGAAGGTCTTTAAGATTAAGTGAAGATAAATGGAAAACTGTTCAACTCTTGTTAGGCAGCGGTATACTAGCAATTATAATAGGACTCCTAATATCACCAGTTCTGCCCCTTATCAAGCAACTGTGGACTGCAAGTTTTATACTGGTAAATGCAGGCCTGGCAACCATAATTCTAGCCTTACTCTACGCCTACATGGACATTTTAGGTAAGGGTAAAATTTTGAAGCTTGCTGTTCCCTTCGGACGAAATGCACTCATTATTTATATACTTTCCCTGTTGTTGGGAGTTTTAATTTTCTTACCCCGCTACTACCTCCCTGGAGGAGGATACATCGATATTGACGATACCACCATACCATTCCTTTCACAGTTTCTGGGACCTGCCGGAGGCACAGTTGCCTTTGGAATAATTGTAATCGCCTTTTGGTGGTTGGTGGCCTATATTATGGATAAAAAAAAGGTTTACATTAAATTATAATATTTCCATTTCCAGAGATCATCATCTAGCCAGATCTTAAATTTAAACTGATTAAAAAAAACACAAACACACTAAACAAACAACAAGTTCATGAGAAAAAAATAATGCACGGCAAACTGATAATTAAAAAGCGTAATATCTTTTCGCGATTATAAAAAGGCTGATACTAATAATAATGATGCTAAAAAGGATTATTATTATGTGAGACTTTTCAGGTAGCCTTAAATTAATTTTAAGTCCCATTAAATTGATGTGTTTCTTTTTGGTGTAAAATAGTAAAAATAAAAGTGGTGCTACTGGTATGAAATATCTTCCCTGAACTCCGTATATTATATCCAGACCTACAGGAGTGAAAGTAACGTATTCATAGATTATAATCAGGAAAAACATGGTAAAAAATGTGATAAATGCCACTAATCTCTGTTTAGAGTTTATTTTTATTGGTGACTCATCTGCTACAGCAACCACTACTAATGCAATTAAATACAGGGCAACAACAATTTCGGGTAATGGAAGCTCATTCCAGCCAAAAATACCTACAAAAGACACCAGGAATCCTCCTTTTTCCATGAGGGTGTGGCCTAATATGGGGATGAAACTCAGAGGATGAGCACTGAGAAATGCTAGCTGGCCTGGTATGGATGCAGTTTGCCATGCAGGAGGCATGGATACATAGAGATTTTTAAACAGATAATTCCATATACCTGCAAGTAGAACTACAGGCAGAGTTAAAACCAAAAAATTGGAAACCATTATCTTTTTGTTAGCAAATTTATAGGAAGGTATTAAAAAAAACAGAATTAAAAGAAGGGCATAACCCACCTTGGATAAGACTAACATGGCAAGTAATGCCAGTAAGATGAGTAAATCCCTATTTTCCACCTTCTTTTTCTCCTCTTCAAAGGCCAGTTTGAAGAAAAATGCAATGGTTAAAAATGAAAGTCCCAGGTTAAAGCTATCTGCTGATAGGGATGCAGCCTCAAA
This is a stretch of genomic DNA from Methanobacteriaceae archaeon. It encodes these proteins:
- a CDS encoding HEAT repeat domain-containing protein, with amino-acid sequence MGYYDMNKEERRKFVHKMEYELIADLKNDEMDKTLYYSADDDVYIRKNVSNILGKIYRGQKLNTQKISSQDQKVFKEKIIHTTSVLLKNDDENVRQTAVYLAGEIGKKDAPAVFDFLETALKDPHHKVRNGVMSSLKVMGDKNPQPTLEFAKVFIHDKDPEIRRKVVHGIELRGRTHPEDILPLLEELQYEDNPQVRKMIIHVLGQISYKEGCLEKVTSALKKWENKKIVEDIIPYIIKVHENYPFSAKTPEEARKYLKENI
- a CDS encoding PIG-L family deacetylase translates to MDSEKLFQIKITRKGIIYILIFIVLLISAIYLIFLYYEDEAIYSKFQPAPDVKSSDRILIFAPHPDDESLGTGGIIARAIEKNATVKVVMVTDGSKSHTHTVFKQFQTKTNLTENVSLPELRHNETLTAIKNLGLNESNIIFLGYPDGGLRKMLNDHWDYGNPYKSDTDYNQYDHVPYSFAYEKNAPYTGASVVKNMESIIQEFKPNIIFYPDDGDDHPDHWAVSFFAQYAIMETNYTGSEYTYLVHKGFHWPKPEYYLPHEWLIPPRELFDLDANWTYFSITENEENKKRDAVNSHKSQIHLTRDYLQSFVRVNDLLAIYPYITVAKDNGNLSKGIMPSSSYKDERVDYKTRIFSSVEDLTSAGISYDDQYVYLVVETGTDIPDDVIHNLHLRWFNGQTVKRIDIKVKDGVAQYESKANNSIVPSDPPLVEEKENMILVKLPKSIFTGTQEALMSIDVATKDNDAIDIMAWRGFDFPASAF
- a CDS encoding tryptophan-rich sensory protein encodes the protein MESFNIREIPKLIASVLIVFLAGGLGSAVTFPQITTWYVNLAKPSWTPPNEWFGPIWSTLYILIGIALFLVWRQGLERRDVKFAILIFAVQLALNVVWSLVFFGLESILGGFILILLLWIAILANIIAFYVISKPAGILLIPYIIWVSIASYLNYSVLILN
- a CDS encoding PAS domain S-box protein, giving the protein MSNILVVEDEVVEAMNLKKSLQSMGYNVLHIASSGREAITQARNLKPDLILMDVILEGDMDGIEASKVIKNFKIPVIFLTALPDDTTVQRALLSEPYGYLIKPFDNRKLKIAIEVALYKNGMEKKYKKSQKNYYETIFENTGTATAIIEEDKTISLVNMEFSNFTGYKKEEIEHKMKWTEFIFPEDIGKMEEYHKLRRINPEYAPRNYESRIVDRDGVIKPACLTVAMIPDTKKSMVSILDMTELEKSKIAIEKSQEKFKTIFENAAEAIILLDRYGTIIEANDRIEHLSGFKKEELIGQKFMKLLPKVKIECKKALKAFKDLVRGNGLKQVEWSLKNKEGEDVFFRAHPSVIKNEDKIDGLVIILEDITERKKAEDSLKTSLEEKELLLREIHHRVKNNLQIISSLLSLQRLQVDDLETADILRECQGRVRTMAMVHENLYQSKDIRRVDFEEYLKKLLRNIFNSYHVDKGVINLKIQVECTDMGIETAMPCGLIINELATNSIKHAFPHGEKGNILVNLKQDNDSYVLNYEDDGVGLPKNINPENSKKLGLMVVKTLANQLNAKVKIDRNNGTKYTFKFKELYYQSRT
- a CDS encoding DUF1624 domain-containing protein, producing MVAIKKRVVSLDTFRGLTIAGMILVNILSFYPDTPEMLGHSSWVGLTLADLVFPFFLFIVGVSMTYSFASRSKMSSKKMWRHFIFRVLALYLIGVALGFGIFVNGIPDFYTIRIPGVLQLIALSSLFAAPFARLESRWILLTAGILMLFQTFILLGVSAPGVPAGSLDMNNNIAGYVDSRVFGPAHLLDDGFDPEGIIATINGTAMVLLGLVFGRSLRLSEDKWKTVQLLLGSGILAIIIGLLISPVLPLIKQLWTASFILVNAGLATIILALLYAYMDILGKGKILKLAVPFGRNALIIYILSLLLGVLIFLPRYYLPGGGYIDIDDTTIPFLSQFLGPAGGTVAFGIIVIAFWWLVAYIMDKKKVYIKL
- a CDS encoding DUF2142 domain-containing protein — protein: MDKLRTIEPQKAFLFLGIFFGLIFSLLVPPFQINDEPAHYYKAYVVSEGQILPGKTGGVAGFYVPENLEKTVASFYPMIYHSEVKQNASSYASILNLPIYSGNRVYVQKEMYTLVYPPLPYAAAGLLMAVASIMGASPLALMYLGRIINLLIWVLMVSLAIKITPVHKWVFFLLALMPMTLFEAASLSADSFNLGLSFLTIAFFFKLAFEEEKKKVENRDLLILLALLAMLVLSKVGYALLLILFFLIPSYKFANKKIMVSNFLVLTLPVVLLAGIWNYLFKNLYVSMPPAWQTASIPGQLAFLSAHPLSFIPILGHTLMEKGGFLVSFVGIFGWNELPLPEIVVALYLIALVVVAVADESPIKINSKQRLVAFITFFTMFFLIIIYEYVTFTPVGLDIIYGVQGRYFIPVAPLLFLLFYTKKKHINLMGLKINLRLPEKSHIIIILFSIIIISISLFIIAKRYYAF
- a CDS encoding MBL fold metallo-hydrolase produces the protein MFKLIKSEGIAHHSYFIGNSGRAAVVDPRRDIEVYLNLAESHNLDITHIFETHRNEDYVIGSLELADATDAQIFHGRGLDFAYGNSVSEGDKFQLGNVELEILETPGHTLESISLVLRDLAVSNEAQIIFSGDVIFAGETGRIDFYGINRREEMAGLLYDSIFSKILPLGDQAILCPAHGAGSVCGADIREQDYTTVGYEKKTNQQLNSSSKREFVDFKVKEFHYTPPYFQKMEEYNLKGAPILGRLPYMKSIPAKVLKEMQSEGAQILDVRKPTSFAGGHIPGSLNIWREGVAAFAGWFLNYNDPIILVNDQGCSLDKIRNSLIRLGFDNLHSFLKDGFPGWYLHAEKISTLKVWTVQELNKNQFKGEFFLLDVRKINDWEQGYIEGAEHIYVGDVPGKMDEIPQNIPVVIYCDSGYKSTLACSFLKKNGYSDLNTVLGGINAWRKAGYNVVKK
- a CDS encoding pyridoxamine 5'-phosphate oxidase family protein is translated as MNILKIPSMSKNEYDEFIKKQYLSRIAFKGEYPYIAPFLYVFDGKFIYFLSTKYGKKVELLKQDPKVAVEIEHYECDMSNYAFVTLQGNINPVDDEDEKVEVKRMFVDMIQDKNLSSNVLAALGHSPDDPPESLLKGERCFVWKLVNVKKIIALKNV